One Rosa chinensis cultivar Old Blush chromosome 5, RchiOBHm-V2, whole genome shotgun sequence genomic region harbors:
- the LOC112201459 gene encoding probable purine permease 4 has product MPPSADMTPHTPKNKGFLPLLVMNYLLLFVGSVSATLLSKYYFIHKGSSIWVATWVQCAGFPLLLPPIILPYVLNLTTRRPFTQFTSKIFFISIFVGLMLGLNNLLFSVGNSNLPVSTSSLLLSSQLVFNLLLSVLIVKQKVTFSNLNCVILLTVSSILLALGSSHDKPPGLTRGKYFVGFFSTIGAGLLFALYLPIMEKVYRKVDCYSMMMEMQAVMEAAATALSTALMVWNGAFGGMVREGREVFDKGERVYWVTVAFNVVTWQLCFMGTAGMVFLTTSLTGGICMTALMGMNVLGGVVVYGDKFGGVKAVSTVLCVWGFCSYVYGIYMKSKKIREDDDDEDRTEMIEMGRNPSVRNGEIHV; this is encoded by the coding sequence ATGCCCCCATCCGCCGATATGACCCCCCACACTCCCAAAAACAAAGGCTTTCTCCCCTTGTTGGTGATGAACTACCTCCTCCTCTTTGTTGGCTCCGTCTCAGCCACTCTCCTCTCCAAATACTATTTCATTCATAAAGGCTCAAGCATTTGGGTCGCTACATGGGTTCAGTGTGCTggctttcctcttcttctcccccCAATTATCCTCCCTTATGTCCTCAACCTCACCACCAGAAGACCCTTCACTCAATTCACCTCCAAAATCTTCTTCATCTCCATCTTCGTGGGCCTTATGTTGGGCCTCAACAACCTCCTCTTCTCCGTCGGCAACTCCAACCTCCCGGTCTCCACCTCTTCCCTCCTTCTCTCCTCGCAACTCGTCTTCAACCTCCTCCTCTCCGTACTCATCGTCAAACAGAAGGTCACATTCTCCAACCTTAACTGCGTCATCCTCCTAACCGTCAGCTCCATCCTCTTAGCCCTTGGCTCGAGCCACGACAAGCCTCCCGGTCTGACACGTGGAAAGTACTTCGTCGGATTCTTCTCCACCATCGGTGCCGGCTTGCTCTTCGCTCTCTACCTCCCCATCATGGAAAAAGTCTACAGAAAAGTCGACTGCTACTCCATGATGATGGAAATGCAGGCGGTGATGGAGGCCGCCGCGACGGCGTTGTCGACGGCCTTGATGGTGTGGAACGGTGCGTTTGGTGGCATGGTGAGGGAGGGGAGGGAGGTGTTTGACAAGGGAGAGAGGGTATATTGGGTGACGGTGGCGTTTAACGTCGTGACGTGGCAGCTGTGCTTTATGGGGACGGCGGGGATGGTTTTCTTGACGACGTCGCTGACCGGCGGGATATGCATGACGGCGTTGATGGGGATGAACGTTTTGGGGGGAGTGGTGGTTTACGGGGACAAGTTTGGTGGGGTGAAAGCGGTTTCGACTGTGCTTTGTGTATGGGGGTTCTGTTCTTATGTATACGGGATTTACATGAAGTCGAAGAAGATTAGGGAGGACGACGACGACGAGGACCGCACCGAGATGATAGAGATGGGTAGAAATCCGAGTGTACGTAACGGTGAAATTCATGTTTGA